Below is a window of Humulus lupulus chromosome 2, drHumLupu1.1, whole genome shotgun sequence DNA.
TCCCCATCCTTTTAACTTCTTGGAAAAAGGTTTATATGTAGAAGCTTTAGCATATAACAAGGAATTATGTctttaccattttttttttcttggaaggtttatatatgttatatgttgaaaATTTAACATCGTTACATCATAATTCTTAACATTTTTGGATGTATTCATCAGGATGCATGATGGTGGAGAAATTGATGTTCGGGCCTGCTATACTGCCATTTCAGTAAGTCTCTGTGCTTGTCTTTTGTGATACAAGCACGTCAATGTGTATTCCATGCTAATTCACTTATGTGAAATTAACCCAAATGGTTGTTTAATCTTTATGCTCAGTACAGTGTACTCTAATTTTTATAAGTAGCTTAGTTTATGATTATCATTATGAAAGTCTTATTCTACCAGGTTGCAAGTATTTTGAACATTTTGGATGATGAACTAGTTCAGAATGTTGGAAATTACATATTAAGGTTGGTCTTGATTGCTCATCTCAATATAAATCGGCTCCAAAGCATGCTCGTCATCTACTTAGGAGCTGTTTGTCTTGTGAAACAATGTTCCCAATTCTCATCCAGATTATGTTTTATAGCATCCCTTGTGCATGCATTTGATTCCACTGTTAAGTCTTTTACATTGTGATATTGGATTATGATAGGAGTAATATTATGAATTGCAGAAATCATCTTATATATAGTTGTTGATTTCTATAAATAATTAAAGTTTCACTATGCGGTGTCAATCTGCAGCTGTCAGACTTACGAAGGTGGCATTGGTGGAGAACCTAACTCTGAAGCTCATGGTGGGTATGTTTTTAGCACGCtactttatgttttgtttttgCTATGAAGTTATCTTTGTAGAATCTATTGGCTATAATATATCAATAGCATCTTCTAGTGGTATGTGCTAAGTGGTAAGGTTTACTTCTGTGGTATTTAGGGGTTCAAATGCTCCCTGATTATGAGCAATAAGGTGAATTATTGTCATTGTTAATTCAATTCAAATGAAATGAAACTTAAATTATGGATATCTGATATTGTTGCATATCTTGGATGTACATTAGGTACACCTTTTGTGGGTTGGCTACAATGATTCTGATCAATGAGGTCCATCGTTTGGACTTGTCTCGATTAATTGTAAGATATGTAGTCTTCTTGTCATTCTTAGTACCTAGCCATTGCAATATTATTCTTGATCTTACTTTTTACTGTGTTTGAATGATGTTTCCTATTTTATTAGGATTGGCTGGTATTTCGTCAAGGAAGGGAGTGTGGATTTCAAGGGAGAACCAATAAATTGGTTGATGGATGCTATTCCTTTTGGCAGGTCATTTTCTgtctttttcacattttttaccaTTCCTTCAGGACTATAATGGGGTTAACGAAAAGCACACTGACCAGGGAGGTTCTTTTGCATTATTACGAAGAGTCGGTTCATTTATTGATGAACAACTGGTGAGGCCAGATGATGTTGGACGTTGCAGCACTTCCACAGTATCTGATATACCTGAACAGGGAGGTAGGCCAATTTAGCAGAGTATAAGTTATGGTACCTGTACTTGAGCTTTTTTCATTTGTTAGGTTGtgatatttattcttttactTTCTCATTCTCATTTGCAGGTCTAAATGCTTCTTTCCATGTGAATTACAATGATATTGGTCATAACTTTATCACGACATGTCCAGTAATGGAGCACCTTTTCAACAGCCATGCATTGCAGCAATACATACTTCTATGCACACAGGTTTGGATTTCATTAGTCATTTGACAACGTTAAGAACTTGACTTGATTCTTGATGATTTGAGTTTAGAATGCCCATCTCTTAGGCCTAGTTTAATAGTTTCTTTGGCTAAAACATGTAAAGTAGTCTGGTTTTCTTTTCTGCAAATGCAATAGAAGACTAGTGAATCAGCATTTGAAATGTTGAGGTTCTGGAAACTATGTTAAATAGACTGCTGCATGTGGAAGATTGTTACCTTTCAGAAATTAAACGTCATCCTTAGTAGTAAACAATCCTTTACTTCAGTCGATGCAGGTGCAAGAGGGGGGACTCAGAGACAAGCCTGGGAAAGCTAGAGACTACTATCACACTTGTTATTGTCTAAGTGGCCTCTCGGTGTGCCATTATTACCAGTCGGAGGATGAGGAAACTCCCCCGCGACCCAGCACAATGTTGGGTCCCTACTCGAATCTGTTGGATTCGGTTCATCCCATTTTTAATGTTGTGTTGAAGAAATACTACGAAGCACACGAATTCTTTAGAAGGGACTGAACAATGTATTATATGTATCTTTTTACTTGGGATCATACTTGAAATCTTCTTTGGGTCAGACGCACGTTACATGGACGCTGGATTATGTATGTCTAAGGTTAATATGATGACTGGTTAAATAATGCAAagtcttatttatatatttatccGAGAGTGGTTGAATTCAGCCAATTTGCATGGTGTTAAGATCTCTTCTCCACTCCTCCAAGTGTGAGGTAGGTCAAATTTGGTGTCACTGCTTTGCTGGGGTCCTGTTGATATTGACTCGTACAAGTAATTAATTGTTTTTCAACTAAATGATGCTATCCCACCGTCCA
It encodes the following:
- the LOC133818140 gene encoding protein farnesyltransferase subunit beta, with amino-acid sequence MESEIPVPTVTEREQWMVENNAFQIYNHFANSSRNVKSQLLKLRRDKHLEYLFGGLKHLGSSFCVLDANRPWLCYWILHSIALLGEYLDSELECNTIDFLGRCQDQDGGYGGGPGQMPHLATTYAAVNSLITIGGHEALSSINRSTLYMFLQRMKQPSGGFRMHDGGEIDVRACYTAISVASILNILDDELVQNVGNYILSCQTYEGGIGGEPNSEAHGGYTFCGLATMILINEVHRLDLSRLIDWLVFRQGRECGFQGRTNKLVDGCYSFWQGGSFALLRRVGSFIDEQLVRPDDVGRCSTSTVSDIPEQGGLNASFHVNYNDIGHNFITTCPVMEHLFNSHALQQYILLCTQSMQVQEGGLRDKPGKARDYYHTCYCLSGLSVCHYYQSEDEETPPRPSTMLGPYSNLLDSVHPIFNVVLKKYYEAHEFFRRD